TCGCCGCTCCGCATCACTTTCATCCGGATCGAATTAAGCACGTTAAACAAAAAATGCGGGTTAATCTGGGCCTGCAGCATCGCAAGCTCTGCTTTGCGCTTGCGCGCTTGCGTGAGCGATACCTCGGTAATCATCTCCTTAATGCGGTCGAGCATTTGGTCGAACAGAAATCCCAATCTTCCGATCTCATCGGCGCCGCGGATACTGGAGCGTACCTCCAGATTGCCCCGCTGCACGCTTGAAGCTACCTTCCCTAACTTGATCAGCGGCTTCGTCAGCTGTCTCATCAAGAGGAGCAGCACCACGAGAAAGGCGATAAACGATACGATCTGGAATAAAAAGACCCGGCTAAAAATCGAGCTGATGTTCACGATCGCATCCTGATAAGGCTCCGTTGCTACCAGATGCCAGTCATTAAAGGAAAGATCCGCCGTTGTCAGCAGCAGCTTTTTGTTTTCGTCTTTAATAATGGACGAAGCGACCCGAGAGTCCCTTTCCGCCATCTGCTTGCTGTATTCGAAATTTCCGTTCACTTGCTCCAGCTGAGGCGATGACAGGATCTTGCCGTCACCGTCTACAAGGACCACCTCCTGGCTGCCCGTCAAGCTGCCTAAGATCTTGCTGAACTTGTTCTCCATCATCGTCACGATGACGTATCCGTAAATCCGGGTGCTGTCGAACCGGAGCGTTCTTGCAACCGAGATCTGATACGGACTGCTTATGCGGTCATAAGGAAAAATCGTCGGAGAAGTACTCACCCAGTAAGACTGCAGTCCCGTGAGCTGCTTCAAATTATTGAACCAGGATTCCTTCTGAAAAGTAAGCGGATCCATTTCATCCTTGGAATAGTTTGTAAAGGTCTCGCCATTGGTGAGGATAATCGTAATGTAGCTCTTCTCCCCTATATAAGTCAGCGTCTCAAGCTGCTGCATAATCCGGCTCGTTGCCGTAAATTTCTCGTAGGGATCCAAATCCGTATTCAGCATCTTGATAAAGCTTGATTTCATATCCGCGTTTGCCTGCAAATAATTCGCTGTGTTGAGCATGCCTTGAAACAGATTATTGATCGAGCCGTTAACGAGCTGCATGGAATCCGTCGCGTTTTCCTTGGCCTGGCGTTCTACGGCTTCACGGGTCAGCGAGTTATAAATCAGCATCGTTAAGACGGCGGGAATGAGAATACATATAACCGCTACAAGAGAAAGCTTTCCTCGTATGGAGTGAAAATAAGACCTGATGCGGTACATCGCGAGAAGTCCCCCTTAGATAGAAAAGGGGGACAGTAACTCCCGTCCCCTTTGGATATTTATTATACCTTATTATTTTTTGTTCGCCGCAATAATTTCGTCCACGCGTTTCTTGGAGTTTGCAACGGTTGTATCGACGTCTTGGTTGCCAAGGATCAGCTTCTCGTACTCTTCGTTGATCGCTTTGTATACTTCGGCTTGATAAGAAGCAGGGGCGATAATTTCAGTTGCTTTCGAGTTCACGAGCGTATTTACAAGGCTATCTTTGTCAACAAGCTCAGGGTTCTTCGTGCCGGCAAGAATCGTATCGATGATGCCTGCTACCTGATCGTTGCTTACGCCGTTCCAAGCCGGAATGTTTTTGCCTTGAACGACTTGGCCTTCCGTTGTGTACCAACGAACGAATTTATAAGCTTCTTCCTTCTTCTTGGAGCTTTCCGATACCGCTACATAGTCCGTGGTAACCGGCGTAATACCGGATTGGTCGCCTGCATTGTTTTTCGGGAATGGCGCAACCGCTACATGGAACGTCAGAGGCAAAGTGTCCGTACCGCCGATTTCCGTATTCATCCACGAGCCGATTGTCAGCATGCTTGCCGATTGGTTAAAGAATTGGTTACGGTAAGCCAGCTTTTGCGAGATCATATCCGAGTAAGGAACGGAGGACTTATCCTCTTTTTCCATTTTTACGCGAAGCTCAAGCGTCTTCTTGAAGTTAGGATCATCCAGATTGGACGTGCCGTCCGCTTTCAGGAATTCGGATCCGGTTGGCTGGTTTTCCATCATCAGCTTCAGATACTCCATCCAGCCGCCGTTTTGCGGACCGTGGAAGTAAGTGCCGTAACGTTTTGTCGCGCCTTCGCCTTTGGTAAGCTTTTTCGCGTAGTCCGCGTATTCATCCCAAGTCCAGTCCGTCGGAACCGCAAGTCCCGCTTCGTCCAGATTGTCCTTGTTCAAAAGAACGTACCAAGGATTGAACTTGCCTGGCAGCGAGTACACTTTGCCGTTCAGATGAGTATCAACCTTGTAATCCTCTTCTACCTTGTAGCCGTCTTTCGCAAGGAAGTCATCAAGAGGAGCTGCCATGCCAAGCGCTACGCGCTGTGCGTAACCTGCCGCGTCGCTAAACATCATAACGTCGATTTGCTCGCCGGATGCTACTGCAAGATCGAGCTTTTTCATCGATTCCTGCGTGTCGCCTTTTTCGCTCAGCTGTACAAGCTCAACGGTTACGTTCGGGTTCTTCTCGTGGTAAGCATCCAATGTTGCTTTCCAGTTGTACGCTTGCTCCGTGCCGTACGTGTAGAGGCGGAGTTTTACCGGATCTCCGCTAGCCGCGCTGTTGCCGCCAGCATTGGAGCTTGCTTCCGTCGAAGGAGCCGCGCTTGCGTTCTTGTTGCCCGAATCACTGTTGTTGTTGTTGGAGTTTCCGCAGCCTGCCAATACTCCAGTCAGCAGTAAACTAATCGCCAATCCTGATGCCCATCTCTTTTTCATTTCTAAATGCCCCTCTCTGAAATGCAAGGTTATAGGATGTTGATAGTTTTCATTATAGTGAGCGGCAATTCGGTAAGGATGAAACTATCTTTACCTAAATTGCAACAAATTCGACTTTCTTGCTAACGCTTTCATGATCATTACCCTTTTACGCCGCCTAATGCAATACCCTCGATAACGCTTTTTTGACCAATGATAAAGATGATGAGGAGCGGCAGGATCGCCGATACGGCAGCAGCCATAATTAGCGAGTAGAACTCACCGCTGAGCGACGTAAACTTCTGCATAGCCAGCGGAATCGTGAACAGCCGGTCTGTGCGAAGGAAGATCAGCGGATTCTGGTAATCGTTCCAGGTCCAGATAAAACGCAGAATCGCGTAGGTCGCAACTGCCGGTTTAACCAGCGGGAAGGCGATGCTCCAGTAGATCCGGAAATGGTTGGCCCCGTCTATTTTAGCAGATTCGATAAACTCCTGGTGAATACCCATAAAGAACTGCCGGAGCATAAAGGTACCTAGTACGCTGAAGCTGCTGAGCAGAATCAGGCCCCAGTGGCTGTCGAACAAACCGATCTGACGGTACAAAATAAACTGCGGAATCAGAATCGCCTGGCTTGGCACCATGTAAGTCGCAAGCACGATCAGGAACACGAAATTGCTGCCCTTGAACTTGATCTTCGAGAAGCCGTATGCGGCAAGGGATGAGAACAACGCTGAAATACAGGTCGTGATGACGGCGATTTTGATGGAATTCAAATAATATTTCCAGAAGGGATAGTCTCCTACCCATACTTCCTTATAGTTCTCGATGGCGTGCCAGTGACGCGGAATCCATTCGATCGGATAAACAAAGACGTCCTTCTCGATCTTGAACGAAGTGACCAGCATCCAGATGAACGGAAGCAGGAACAAGATGCTGACGGCAAACATGAGGACGGTAAGAACGCCTTTGCGCCAGTTGAAAGCTGTGTTAGATGTCTCCATGAGGTTGGTCTCCTTCCGTTAGTAATTAACCCATTTTTTCTGTGCAAGCCATTGTCCGAACGTAATGAGAAGAACGAAGATAAACAGCATGGCCGCGATCGAAGATGCGTAGCCGACCTTCAAGTTCACAAAAGCCGTATCGTACAGATACCATACCATCAGCGACGTGGAGCCGATTGGCCCGCCTTGCGTCATAACCGCGATAATGTCGAATACTTTAAAGGTCGAGATAATGCCGGTTACAAGCAGGAAGAAAGATGTTGGCGACAGCAGCGGGAAGGTAATACGCGCAAATTTGGTCCAGCCGTTCGCCCCGTCAATATCGGCCGCTTCGTATAAATCCTTTGGAATCGACTGCAGACCGGCAATGTAAATAATCATGTTGAACCCAATCGATGTCCATACGACAATCATCATAATGGAGGCAAGCGCGAAATGCGGATCCGCGATCCACTTCGGCGGATTGCTTACTCCAAACGTGTGCAGAATCTGGTTGATCGGACCGTAAGAAGGCTGGAACAATACCTGCCATACGATCGCTACGGCAACGATGCTGGAAATGTAAGGCATAAAGTAAGCAACTTTGAAGTAGCTTTTCAAGTAAACATGGCGGTCAATGATGACGGCGAGCACCATGGAAATCAGCATATAGATTGGTACGGCGAGCAGGAAGATAAAGTTATTGCGTACCGAGCGGATGAACTGATCGTCGTGGAACAGCTTCTTGAAGTTGCCGAAGCCCACCCAGTCGAGCCCTTTCCAGCCCTGAACAAAGTTCCAGTCGGCGAAGCTGAGTACGATTGTCGCAACAATCGGAAGAAGAACGAGAATACATACGCCAATGAGCATCGGGCTCACGAACAGCCATCCGGCCAGCGTCTCTCCGCTTTGCAGCGAGCGTACTCTTTTCGGCTTCTCCAGCTTGCCCATCGCTTGTGGTGAAGTCTCCATCTTAAGCACCTCGAATTTCTTAGAATATAGTAGGAAGTAGTGAAGTTGTTTTTATTATAGAGAATGCGGGAATGCGACCTATGCCGTTATTTTTACTTTTTTCTTGTTAGAATTGACTTCTTGGTTGGGGACTCGCTGAATGTTATGTTGTTGGGGGGGATCAGGGGGATCGGGGGTGCTAACGAAACGTGGTAACGTTATTTGACGGAAAACAGCGGTTTTTCAAATCTAACGAAACTACATAACGCTATTGGTACCCTTCGTGGTTAAAATAAGGGCAAAAGCCGGGAATAACGATACGTAGTTTCGTTAGAAATAAAAAGTCACCTAATTGGAGCGAATAGCGTTACGTAGTTTCGTTAGAAAAAGAGACTGCCCCATGATGGGGCAGCCTCGGGTTGTTTTATAGGTGAGAACTCTTAATTTCCCGCTAAATGATCTAGCTCGATCATATGCTCGATTTTCATCTCAAACTTTTCTTTCAAATGATAATATTTGTTCAATAAATCTATTTCTTCATCAAGCGAATTTGTAATTAAACCTATAATGGAATCATCCCTGTCATCATTGCTTGATTCAAATAGAGTTTGATGGATATCAAATACCGATTCATCATTAATTAATGTAAACCGGAGTGGTTGATCATTAAAGGTTAACTTACACTTCAACATTTCGAATAAAACATTTAGACGGTAAAAAAGGTCATTCTTAAAATGGATGCCCTCCTGGAGGTTTCTGATATCTTGCATTAACTCCTTAAAGGTTAATCGTACGTGCTGCATGGCAACGTAAGACCATACACATGTCCCCGTACTCCTTCCATGAGCTTCCCAGTTCTGATTCCACAAAATATTTTTTATGACGTGCTTGTAATCAGGTCCAAACAAGGCGATACCAAGAATGATTCCCGCATTACAATCAACAGAGGCACTCCGATCTCCCCATTCAAAAAGCTTGGGCACAACGCTGCTGTCTAAAACTTTATAGCTTAATGCGGGAACAAACTCATCAAATAGATTCTTCCCAAATGATTCGTCGATAACGGATTTTATCTGGCTCTCATATTTGTTACACGGTAAATGAAGCAGCCCTAGAACCGCGTTCTTAGAGATATGCCAGTCGTCTGCGGTCATAAGCGACACAAGAGTTTCCGTGCATTTTGTATACCCCAGATAACCTAACACATGTAAAATTTCGCTGGGCATTTCATCTCTTAAATTTTGTTTATAAAAACATCTGTCGTAAATGACTTGAGCTAATTGTAAGTCTCCATGCTTCCTTATAGGTTCTAGCAGCAGAATTCTATTGTAATCCTGAGGATCTTCCATAAATATTCGGAATAATTCAATGGCATCCTCGAGTCCACCGTATTTGCTAATCTCATTTATATATGAAATATCACTGCTAGGTTCAGACGAATGGATAATACTTATAAGTTTTTTCGTTGCTGGAATCAATATTGTCTTCCTCCTGTACCTAATTCCAGAAGCCGTTAGTCCTTCACAATTGGCATACTGCCTTTGTAACCGCAAACGGGGCAAGTAACGATCCGTTCATTGACAGCTCCCGTTTTTAGAGCAAAAGCGAAATCCTTTTTGGATAACTTAAATGAACTACGGCATGCCGGGCAGACAAAATGCGTGGTTTTGGTGCGGAAATCGATGTACTTGTAAGCTAACAAAAAGGTTAATGCCAGCGGGACAACGATTTGAATCAGGATGACAACCGGGTTATCTTGATCCATAATATTTCCCTTCCTTCATTGAAATTCAACTTCAGAATACCACAGTTTTGTCTGAGCAGCCGAACTTTCAGACTATAAATAAAGAGGAGCTGTCCTTATGACAACTCCTCTTTCTCTTCCGCTTCGATTACAGCAACTGCCCGAACCGGCGACCCGTCACCGCCAGCGATCCGCAGTGGAAACCCGTAAAATATAAAGTCCGTATCAGCGGGAAGACGATTCAACCCCTGCAGTCCTGTATAAGTTATGATGTTGATTCCAAGCAATGCCCGCTCCAATTCTTCCGTCAATTCACCGCCAACAAACGGTGGCCGCAGAATTGCAAGCCGATCAAAGCATTCCAGCCCGGCCGACTCGAAGAAAAACAACCCTCGAGCTTCCGGCCACGCAGAGTCTCCAACGCGAACTATACGCGAAGCTCCAAAAAATCGCTCCAACGGCAGTTCATCCAAGGTGGCGCCACCAGCATGCATATGAGATGGAGCATCCACGTGTGTTCCGGAGTGGCTGCCCATTGATAGATGCCGCAACTCCCAGGTATGACTTTCGTAGGTGTGCGCGATCTTGACGCGCACCTCCGGATCGCCGGGATATACAGACATTCCATCTGCTATTGGTATAGATAAATCAATAACTTTCACTGTTACTGAGCCGCCTCCTTTTAGCTGATTTTAACGATAGGTATCCATAACTCGACTTCTACTTCTTCAGTGATCGCTTGTTTTGCTATACCTGCCTCGATTTCAGGACCAACTTGAATCATGGGACCCTCAGCTTGCTCATACCCGGAGGAAGGGAACCACTCTCCATAAATACGGTGCCACTTCTCCTTCTCCCAAGGAACTTTCACTTCAAATATAACCCATGTCATAGTCGGAACAATGAATTGAGACAAGTTTTCTGGGCATTTTTCAGTGGAAGCAACCGCCATGTAGTAATCAAACTCATGATGTACACGTATTCCTTCTGCGAAACTCACATGCACAATTCCGTGCGGCTCAACATTATTTAGCGACCTAAGCTGGGTATATGTTTTATTATCCGTGGACTTCCAAACCTGCTCTACGCCTGGATGTTCCCCCATATCAACAGTCATAACTCGGTTACTTACTCCAATTAGTTGAAAAGCTTCCTTTTGCTCAATCCTGTATCTCATTGGCTCACTTCCCCCTATCGATATTCGGAAGGTCATTGGAGGATATGCTGTTAGTGAGTGGCTAGTCATTCTCGCTTCTGTTGGCGTAATGCCATGTAGATTGTGAAAAGCCCGCGTAAAAGAGTCCGGTGAATGGTATCCGTACTTTATGGCGATGTCGATTACTTTGACGGTTTTGTCCTGCAAATCCAGCGCTGCATGCGTCAAACGTCTGCGACGGATATATTCTTGCAGCGGGAAACCTGCCAAATAGGCAAACATCCTCTTAAAGTGGTACACGGAACAGAATGCACGCTTTGCGATCTCATGTTCATCAATCTCGTTTTCAAGATTTTGTTCGATATAGTTTAAAGCTCCATTTAAATGTTCCAGCATATTTTACCAAAGACCTCCTTTCCTCTTTAGAATAGCAGGGAGATGTTGCTAGCATCCGACAATTCTAGTTCAACTTCTGCAGGGTGGACTTTATGAGAAAGCCTCTATCGAAGCCTTGCGAAGATGTGCGACCGCGTTTAGTGGTAGCCTTTATCGCCATATAGAATTTTAGTTTCCGCTGTCTTATACATTCTATAGTGGTAAAAAAGACATATATACGTCCTTGCCTTGGATCAACGTAAATCCAAGTTTTTTATATAAAGCACGAGCCGGCACGTTATCTTCATCAGTTTCAAGCTGTAGTCGTGCTGCTTTTTTGGAATAGGCTAAATCAATAGCATGCTGTAAAAGTTTCCTGCCAACGCCCTTTTTTCTATGCCCGGGCGATGAATATAAGGCTTCGATACGCAATACGGGATACCCTTTGCTGAGCGAGAAGCTCCAAGAAAGGACGATGAAACCAAGGGATTCATATTCTTGAGTTGCTACAAAACAAAAAGCTGAGTTGTCACTGAGAAGCCTGTTTAGGATTTGATCACATTGTTCGAGCAATTCGGGTGAAGATTCAGATTCTTCTATTCCATTAGAGGAGGAATTCAAGTAACCGGCTATTAAAAACTTCATTTCGGGAATATGAGATTTATCCAGTGGCATAACTTCTAATTTCAATTGACTCCCTCCAATCTACCACTAATTGATCCGTTACTTTAAGAGCCAATTGACAGCATCTAATAGGTTCTCAGCCACATAGTCAGGGGCAGCTTCAAGCCATTCGCCAAAAAACTGATGGGATTGGAATTTCGATAAATCCTTTTTCCCGGAACCTGTTGTTACTAATACTTTCATGCATCCTGCTCGTTTGGCGGCAATCATGTCTGTCCACCTATCGCCAATGACAGCGCAATTCTTCAACTCCAGACCTTCTTCTTGCGCCGCCTGAATAAGTAGAGCGGATGAAGGTTTTCGGCATGAACACCCTTCTTCAAGTTGATGCGGACAGATATATACGTTATCAAAACCAAATGAATAAAGTTCGTTCCGAAAATCCGTAATCGTAGCCTCTCCACGCGATATTCCAGGCTGATTAGTAAACGAGTATATTCGTACTCCCGCGTTTTTGAGGGTTTCCAGAGACTCTTTTGTAAAAGCAAATAATTGAAATGCATCTGGATACGTTACTTCGTCCGTACCGCCAATGGTCCCGTCTCTATCAATAAAAACGGCCTGTAATCTATTAAGCATTTATTATCACCTCCAATTGATATTCGGTTAAATCCCGATTTTTCAATTATCAATATATCACCAAATAATTGCTCTAAGCTCCTCCGTTAGATTTTCAGGTATGGCGTAACCTTTTCCGCTATCCGTATCTACGAGTAAGGCGGTACGTCCATCCTCGTCAGTAATGTTCAATACGAATTTCCTCTGTGAACCATCATCCAACATAAGGTGCATGTAAAAGAAAACGCCATAATCCAATTCGCCTTTTATTAATTTCGCTCTGGTAATCGCCCGCTCAAATACGTTAAGTTCATCTGTTTTCTCGTATGTCATATCTCCCTCTTTAATTGAAGATGGCTTCATGGGCTTGCATTCATCCGCACACTCCATCCTAACGTTAACAATTTCTTTTCCGTCTAACAGATCGTTTCCGCAGCCCGTAATACCTAGAATAAAAATGATCATTACTATTAAAAGCCATCCTTTTTGCACTTTCCTCACCCCCAATACACCAGCATTTAAGTTTATTGACGAGTTTAAAATCAAAATGTTTCCATATTTCCTGCAACTAAAGTTACTCACTTTTCGTTAAGAAACTTGTAGCAAAATACCAATTATTTCTGTGTACACATGAAGTTCTCCATAAAGGCAGAAGCCGGCCATCGGTTTCTTCTTTATGTTTATATATAGTAAATTTAA
This region of Paenibacillus sp. JDR-2 genomic DNA includes:
- a CDS encoding cyclase family protein; translation: MKVIDLSIPIADGMSVYPGDPEVRVKIAHTYESHTWELRHLSMGSHSGTHVDAPSHMHAGGATLDELPLERFFGASRIVRVGDSAWPEARGLFFFESAGLECFDRLAILRPPFVGGELTEELERALLGINIITYTGLQGLNRLPADTDFIFYGFPLRIAGGDGSPVRAVAVIEAEEKEELS
- a CDS encoding HAD-IIIA family hydrolase — its product is MLNRLQAVFIDRDGTIGGTDEVTYPDAFQLFAFTKESLETLKNAGVRIYSFTNQPGISRGEATITDFRNELYSFGFDNVYICPHQLEEGCSCRKPSSALLIQAAQEEGLELKNCAVIGDRWTDMIAAKRAGCMKVLVTTGSGKKDLSKFQSHQFFGEWLEAAPDYVAENLLDAVNWLLK
- a CDS encoding carbohydrate ABC transporter permease, which gives rise to METSPQAMGKLEKPKRVRSLQSGETLAGWLFVSPMLIGVCILVLLPIVATIVLSFADWNFVQGWKGLDWVGFGNFKKLFHDDQFIRSVRNNFIFLLAVPIYMLISMVLAVIIDRHVYLKSYFKVAYFMPYISSIVAVAIVWQVLFQPSYGPINQILHTFGVSNPPKWIADPHFALASIMMIVVWTSIGFNMIIYIAGLQSIPKDLYEAADIDGANGWTKFARITFPLLSPTSFFLLVTGIISTFKVFDIIAVMTQGGPIGSTSLMVWYLYDTAFVNLKVGYASSIAAMLFIFVLLITFGQWLAQKKWVNY
- a CDS encoding GNAT family N-acetyltransferase; protein product: MKLEVMPLDKSHIPEMKFLIAGYLNSSSNGIEESESSPELLEQCDQILNRLLSDNSAFCFVATQEYESLGFIVLSWSFSLSKGYPVLRIEALYSSPGHRKKGVGRKLLQHAIDLAYSKKAARLQLETDEDNVPARALYKKLGFTLIQGKDVYMSFLPL
- a CDS encoding carbohydrate ABC transporter permease, translated to METSNTAFNWRKGVLTVLMFAVSILFLLPFIWMLVTSFKIEKDVFVYPIEWIPRHWHAIENYKEVWVGDYPFWKYYLNSIKIAVITTCISALFSSLAAYGFSKIKFKGSNFVFLIVLATYMVPSQAILIPQFILYRQIGLFDSHWGLILLSSFSVLGTFMLRQFFMGIHQEFIESAKIDGANHFRIYWSIAFPLVKPAVATYAILRFIWTWNDYQNPLIFLRTDRLFTIPLAMQKFTSLSGEFYSLIMAAAVSAILPLLIIFIIGQKSVIEGIALGGVKG
- a CDS encoding AraC family transcriptional regulator, which encodes MLEHLNGALNYIEQNLENEIDEHEIAKRAFCSVYHFKRMFAYLAGFPLQEYIRRRRLTHAALDLQDKTVKVIDIAIKYGYHSPDSFTRAFHNLHGITPTEARMTSHSLTAYPPMTFRISIGGSEPMRYRIEQKEAFQLIGVSNRVMTVDMGEHPGVEQVWKSTDNKTYTQLRSLNNVEPHGIVHVSFAEGIRVHHEFDYYMAVASTEKCPENLSQFIVPTMTWVIFEVKVPWEKEKWHRIYGEWFPSSGYEQAEGPMIQVGPEIEAGIAKQAITEEVEVELWIPIVKIS
- a CDS encoding ABC transporter substrate-binding protein, translated to MKKRWASGLAISLLLTGVLAGCGNSNNNNSDSGNKNASAAPSTEASSNAGGNSAASGDPVKLRLYTYGTEQAYNWKATLDAYHEKNPNVTVELVQLSEKGDTQESMKKLDLAVASGEQIDVMMFSDAAGYAQRVALGMAAPLDDFLAKDGYKVEEDYKVDTHLNGKVYSLPGKFNPWYVLLNKDNLDEAGLAVPTDWTWDEYADYAKKLTKGEGATKRYGTYFHGPQNGGWMEYLKLMMENQPTGSEFLKADGTSNLDDPNFKKTLELRVKMEKEDKSSVPYSDMISQKLAYRNQFFNQSASMLTIGSWMNTEIGGTDTLPLTFHVAVAPFPKNNAGDQSGITPVTTDYVAVSESSKKKEEAYKFVRWYTTEGQVVQGKNIPAWNGVSNDQVAGIIDTILAGTKNPELVDKDSLVNTLVNSKATEIIAPASYQAEVYKAINEEYEKLILGNQDVDTTVANSKKRVDEIIAANKK
- a CDS encoding sensor histidine kinase, encoding MYRIRSYFHSIRGKLSLVAVICILIPAVLTMLIYNSLTREAVERQAKENATDSMQLVNGSINNLFQGMLNTANYLQANADMKSSFIKMLNTDLDPYEKFTATSRIMQQLETLTYIGEKSYITIILTNGETFTNYSKDEMDPLTFQKESWFNNLKQLTGLQSYWVSTSPTIFPYDRISSPYQISVARTLRFDSTRIYGYVIVTMMENKFSKILGSLTGSQEVVLVDGDGKILSSPQLEQVNGNFEYSKQMAERDSRVASSIIKDENKKLLLTTADLSFNDWHLVATEPYQDAIVNISSIFSRVFLFQIVSFIAFLVVLLLLMRQLTKPLIKLGKVASSVQRGNLEVRSSIRGADEIGRLGFLFDQMLDRIKEMITEVSLTQARKRKAELAMLQAQINPHFLFNVLNSIRMKVMRSGDQDSAKMIASLSKLLRMTISRDEDAILLHEEIELLTHYVELMNLRQKEEAQLLVDVDVTSFDIRVPRFILQPLVENALIHGFNQSAGTIRITAERKDRFLELSVEDDGIGMDEEGLERLRARLMTAGAGAEEVQETGRSKGPGMSGIGVANVAERMRIMFGDAFHITVDSDHGTRIMMHIPIREEGRPHV